GCCAAAAAGGCCGAAGGACATGGTCGTCAAACCCCATGGAACCATCTCCTTTATGGCCGTCTTCCCCGGCCTCCCGAAAGAGGGAAAGAGTTTCAAGGTCGAGAAACTCGAGGCGCCGGCGGTCTGAGAATCGACCAGGAGAGATCCACATGCCGGTTTCGCGAAAGATACAAAGTGACATGAGGAATGCTTCCGAAATCCGTAGGCTCTTTGAGGAGGGCATCCGACTCAAGGAGATTCACGGCCCCGGGAATGTGGCCGACCTCAGCCTGGGAAACCCGATAGTCGAACCTCCCAGTGAGTTTGCTTCGACTGTATGTGACCTGGTCCGGCAGAGAGCGGGGATGCACAGGTACATGCCGAACCTCGGTTTCCCCTGGGTCAGGGCGGCGGTGGCCGATGCCCTCACAGCACAAGGCTACTTCGACGCTCTCGGGCCCCAACACGTCATGATGTGTGCCGGTGCGGCTGCAGGCATGAACGTGGTTCTCAAGACCATTCTCAACCCCGGCGAGAAGGTCGTTGTGGTAGCCCCCTATTTTGTGGAATACAGGGCCTATGTCGAGAACCACGGAGGTGAACTCACCGTGGTCCAGCCGGCCGAAGACTTCTCATTGGATGTCGGCAAGATCGGGGCGGCTATCACCAGGAGGACCCGGGCGGTCATCATCAACTCCCCAAACAACCCGACCGGGGTTGTATACTCCAGGGAGAACTTGGCGGAACTCGCCGAGATGCTCTACCAGAAGAGACGCTTCACCCAGCAGGCCATCTACGTAGTCTCGGACGAACCTTACAGGGAGATCATATATGACGGAGAGACCTTCAGCTCTATTGCAAGCCTCTATACCGAGAGTTTCATGGTCTACTCCTTTTCAAAATCCCTGGGGATCCCGGGGGAGCGGATAGGATACGTGGCCGTCAATCCCGCCATGGAGGACTGCCGGGCCATCATGGACGGCATGGCCATCTGCAACCGGATTCTCGGGTTCGTCAATGCACCGGCCCTGATGCAGAGGGCTGTGGCCGAGCTCGCCGTCCGGGTCGATGTAGACGGCTACAGGCTCAAGAGAGACATGATCAAGAGGACTCTCCAGGATAATGGATACGAGTTCGCAAGACCCCAGGGTACCTTCTACATTTTTGCAAGGTGTCCCGACGAAGAAAGGGCTTTCATCGACAGGGCCAGGGAGATGTTGCTCCTCGTTGTACCTGGATCGGCCTTTGGCTACAGGGGCTGGTTCAGGATCGCCTATTGCGTGGATGAGCACACAGTCGAACTCGCCTGCCAGAAATTGAGCGACCTGGCCGAAACCTGCCGGAGTTAGCTCTTCGACCCGCCGGCTCCAAGTCCCACCTCTGGCACCTCCGATCCGAGAATCGAACCTCGAAGTCCGCCAGCACCGTCTTGCCGCCGCCCAGGAGGAAGGTCTTTCTCCCGGGAGGGCTTGCTATCGGGATTTCCGATTAGAGTTTGCACCTCAATCAAGTTTTTCGATTTGACTTCGTCTCATAATTCCTTGTAAGATAATATGTTTTCCATAGCTCACGGGGAGGTATGAAATTGAGCAAAACGATCGATGCAAGAGGCAAATCTTGCCCAGAACCGGTAGTCATGACGAAACGGGCCCTCGAATCCCTGGAAGAGGGGATCATAACGGTTGTCGTCGACAATCCCACCTCGCGTGACAATGTCGAGCGTTTTGCAAAGAGCCAGGGATGTAGTGTGGATGTT
The DNA window shown above is from Deltaproteobacteria bacterium and carries:
- a CDS encoding pyridoxal phosphate-dependent aminotransferase yields the protein MPVSRKIQSDMRNASEIRRLFEEGIRLKEIHGPGNVADLSLGNPIVEPPSEFASTVCDLVRQRAGMHRYMPNLGFPWVRAAVADALTAQGYFDALGPQHVMMCAGAAAGMNVVLKTILNPGEKVVVVAPYFVEYRAYVENHGGELTVVQPAEDFSLDVGKIGAAITRRTRAVIINSPNNPTGVVYSRENLAELAEMLYQKRRFTQQAIYVVSDEPYREIIYDGETFSSIASLYTESFMVYSFSKSLGIPGERIGYVAVNPAMEDCRAIMDGMAICNRILGFVNAPALMQRAVAELAVRVDVDGYRLKRDMIKRTLQDNGYEFARPQGTFYIFARCPDEERAFIDRAREMLLLVVPGSAFGYRGWFRIAYCVDEHTVELACQKLSDLAETCRS